One window from the genome of Daphnia pulex isolate KAP4 chromosome 9, ASM2113471v1 encodes:
- the LOC124202848 gene encoding uncharacterized protein LOC124202848 — protein MGGLSCQEVNRQSHRNQNSRFRLCTSASFLCSSIWLGQSDSVSLYEVSSTTGCTSSSGPGVNLDRIHTTTGYAVAVGGNVIAGRRLVGQESVDCSHSPASICIIFFGQTKAVTGKREEQTRNCKRNSTEIKYGK, from the exons ATGGGAGGCCTCTCCTGCCAAGAAGTGAATCGGCAGTCTCATCGTAACCAAAACTCACGCTTCCGCTTA tgcACCTCTGCATCCTTTCTGTGCAGCAGCATCTGGCTGGGTCAATCTGATTCAGTCAGCCTCTATGAAGTATCCAGCACAACAGGCTGCACTAGCAGTTCTGGTCCTGGAGTAAATCTAGACCGCATCCACACAACGACGGGCTATGCCGTGGCC GTGGGTGGTAACGTAATTGCAGGCAGGCGTCTTGTAGGTCAGGAGAGTGTAGATTGCAGTCACAGCCCAGCATCAATTTGCATCATCTTCTTTGGGCAAACAAAAGCAGTAACAGGGAAGCGTGAAGAGCAAACACGAAACTGTAAACGAAATAGTACCGAGATCAAGTATGGAAAGTGA